The window TCGTCGCCGTCAACGACCTGACGGAGCCCGCCACTCTCGCGCGGCTGCTCGCCTACGACAGCACGGCCGGCCGACTCGGGCGCCCGGTGACCGTCGACGGCGACGCCCTCGTCGTCGACGGCCGTCGGATCACGGTGCTGGCCGAGCGCGAACCGGCGCAGTTGCCGTGGGCCGAACTCGGCGTCGACGTCGTCCTGGAGGCCACCGGCCGCTTCACCTCGGCCAAGGCCGCACGCGCCCACCTCGACGCGGGCGCGAAGAAGGTACTCGTCAGCGCGCCGTCGGACGGCGCCGACGTCACGCTCGCGTTCGGGGTCAACACCGACGCCTACGACCCGGCCGTGCACACGATCGTCTCGAACGCCTCCTGCACCACCAACGCGCTCGCGCCGCTGGCCGCGGTCCTCGACGAACTCGCCGGTATCGAGCACGGGTTCATGACGACGGTGCACGCCTACACGCAGGAGCAGAACCTGCAGGACGGTCCGCACCGCGACGCCCGTCGTGCCCGGGCCGCCGGCGTCAACATCGTGCCGACCACGACCGGCGCGGCCAAGGCGATCGGACTGGTGCTGCCGAACCTCGACGGCAAGCTGTCGGGCGACTCGATCCGCGTACCGGTGCCGGTGGGATCGATCGTCGAACTCAACACGACCGTCGCCCGCGACGTGACGCGCGACGACGTGCTCGCGGCGTACCGCGCCGCAGCGGAGGGGCCGCTCGCCGGCATCCTCGAGTACTCGGACGACCCGCTCGTGTCGTCCGACATCACGGGCAATCCCGCCTCGTCGATCTTCGACTCGGCCCTGACCCGCGTCGAGGGCCGCCACGTCAAGGTGGTCGCGTGGTACGACAACGAGTGGGGCTTCTCGAACCGCGTGATCGACACACTCGAGTTCCTCACCACCCGCTGACCGGACGCCTCACTCGGCCAAGCCCGGCGTCGTCGTTACGATGGCCCGACCCGGCGCCCTGTCGACAGCGCCGCCCCCCGGCGAGAGGACCACCCCAGTGAGCCAGCCCCGCGCCCGTGCGGCGGTGTTCTCGGCCGGCTCCTGGGGTACCGCCGTCGCCAAGATCATGGCTGACGCCGGCAG of the Streptomyces sp. NBC_01788 genome contains:
- the gap gene encoding type I glyceraldehyde-3-phosphate dehydrogenase, giving the protein MTRIAINGFGRIGRNVLRALLERDSTLEIVAVNDLTEPATLARLLAYDSTAGRLGRPVTVDGDALVVDGRRITVLAEREPAQLPWAELGVDVVLEATGRFTSAKAARAHLDAGAKKVLVSAPSDGADVTLAFGVNTDAYDPAVHTIVSNASCTTNALAPLAAVLDELAGIEHGFMTTVHAYTQEQNLQDGPHRDARRARAAGVNIVPTTTGAAKAIGLVLPNLDGKLSGDSIRVPVPVGSIVELNTTVARDVTRDDVLAAYRAAAEGPLAGILEYSDDPLVSSDITGNPASSIFDSALTRVEGRHVKVVAWYDNEWGFSNRVIDTLEFLTTR